Proteins found in one bacterium genomic segment:
- a CDS encoding ATP-grasp domain-containing protein, producing MVASIFSAEAEAAMRLYEYEAKGLFGEFGIPVPGARVANDLAELGGFAGELTYPVAVKAQVLTGGRGKAGGVKVVGNAEELLREGKRILGLTIRGFPVRKLLIEDALDIAEELYLGVALDRAAYALTVIASREGGVEIERVAEERPGAIHRLTVGIDERFYPHQGVALGKGLGLEGDRLSAFAAIAARLLKLFRALDAKMAEINPLVVTKEGELVAADARVNVDDDALFRQPRLEALAGGGRHEEGELTPREKKARELGIPYLDLDGDIGMFPGGAGFGIMGNDFIHYFGGRPANFMDSGGGPTPERLAAMLKLLDENPNVKVIFGARFGGVSRCDDFARGVVMFLKEHGLSKPMALRFTGNMWREGVRIFTEEKEQNPALFEKIEFFGIETPIETVARRAVELARAAV from the coding sequence GAGGCGGCGATGCGGCTCTACGAGTACGAGGCGAAAGGCCTTTTCGGCGAATTCGGCATCCCGGTGCCGGGGGCGCGGGTGGCGAACGACCTGGCAGAGCTGGGCGGGTTCGCCGGCGAGCTGACGTATCCCGTGGCGGTCAAGGCCCAGGTGCTCACCGGCGGCCGCGGTAAAGCCGGCGGGGTTAAGGTGGTCGGGAACGCCGAAGAGCTTCTGCGCGAGGGGAAGCGCATCCTCGGGCTCACCATCCGCGGGTTCCCGGTGCGAAAACTTTTGATTGAAGACGCCCTGGACATTGCGGAGGAGCTCTATCTGGGCGTCGCCCTGGACCGCGCCGCCTACGCCCTCACCGTCATCGCCTCCCGGGAGGGAGGAGTAGAAATCGAGCGCGTGGCCGAAGAACGGCCCGGGGCCATCCACCGGCTCACGGTGGGGATTGACGAGCGCTTCTACCCCCACCAGGGCGTGGCGCTGGGGAAGGGACTCGGCCTGGAGGGGGACCGGCTCTCCGCCTTCGCCGCGATCGCCGCCCGCCTGCTGAAGCTCTTCCGCGCCCTGGACGCCAAGATGGCCGAGATAAATCCCCTGGTCGTAACCAAAGAGGGGGAGCTCGTCGCGGCCGACGCCCGCGTCAACGTGGACGACGACGCCCTCTTCCGCCAGCCGCGGCTCGAGGCCCTGGCCGGCGGCGGACGGCACGAGGAGGGGGAGCTCACCCCCCGCGAAAAAAAGGCCCGGGAGCTCGGCATCCCCTACCTGGACCTGGACGGCGACATCGGGATGTTCCCCGGCGGCGCCGGCTTCGGCATCATGGGCAACGACTTCATCCATTACTTCGGCGGCCGACCGGCCAACTTCATGGACTCCGGCGGCGGGCCCACCCCGGAGCGCCTGGCCGCGATGCTCAAGCTCCTGGACGAGAATCCCAACGTCAAGGTCATCTTCGGCGCCCGCTTCGGCGGCGTATCCCGCTGCGACGACTTCGCCCGGGGCGTGGTCATGTTCCTGAAGGAGCACGGACTGTCGAAACCGATGGCGTTGCGCTTCACCGGGAACATGTGGCGGGAGGGTGTGCGTATATTCACCGAGGAGAAGGAGCAAAATCCCGCGCTCTTCGAGAAGATCGAGTTCTTCGGCATCGAGACGCCCATCGAGACCGTGGCCCGGCGGGCCGTCGAGCTGGCCCGGGCGGCCGTGTAG
- a CDS encoding TlpA disulfide reductase family protein translates to MQRIIVLALILSLTPAFALTDDDMVSLLVDLYTSSYTGRTEGEIFASYGTTEAEMSAYYDSLPAERQDEIVARMQAGYYAFMDSRFEDFYGKGPALFTAPSLGGEPYMLAEDLGDKVLFINVFATWCPPCEDEIPNFVALIEEYGGAFGVVGVSVDDYLKVDDLDWFAKEHGINYPLVLYTQTDEEAQGYYSADSIPTTWIVDPEGLVQKVIVGSRPKEEFKEIIDSYLAGD, encoded by the coding sequence ATGCAGCGGATCATCGTTCTGGCGCTAATTCTCAGCCTTACTCCGGCCTTCGCCCTCACCGACGACGACATGGTGAGCCTCCTGGTGGACCTCTACACCTCGTCGTACACAGGCCGGACCGAGGGGGAGATATTCGCCTCCTACGGCACCACCGAGGCTGAGATGAGCGCGTACTACGACTCGCTCCCCGCCGAACGGCAGGACGAAATCGTTGCGCGGATGCAAGCGGGCTACTACGCCTTTATGGACTCCCGCTTCGAGGACTTCTACGGGAAGGGCCCCGCTCTCTTCACCGCGCCTTCCCTGGGCGGCGAACCCTACATGCTTGCGGAGGACCTCGGCGACAAGGTGCTTTTCATCAACGTCTTCGCCACCTGGTGCCCGCCCTGCGAAGATGAAATCCCCAACTTCGTGGCCCTCATCGAGGAGTACGGGGGCGCGTTCGGCGTGGTGGGGGTCAGCGTGGATGATTATCTCAAGGTGGACGATCTGGACTGGTTCGCCAAAGAACATGGGATAAATTACCCCCTCGTCCTCTACACCCAGACCGACGAGGAGGCCCAGGGCTACTACTCCGCGGACAGCATCCCCACCACGTGGATAGTGGACCCCGAGGGGCTGGTGCAAAAGGTCATCGTCGGCAGCCGACCTAAAGAGGAGTTCAAGGAAATCATAGATTCCTACCTCGCCGGCGATTGA